In Embleya scabrispora, the DNA window GCGAGCCCAGCGTCGAGGACACGATCGCGATCCTGCGCGGGCTCAAGAGCCGCTACGAGGCGCACCACAAGGTGCAGATCGCCGACTCCGCGCTGGTGGCCGCGGCCACCCTGTCCGACCGCTACATCACCGCGCGCTTCCTGCCCGACAAGGCGATCGACCTGGTCGACGAGGCGGCGTCGCGGCTGCGCATGGAGATCGACTCCTCCCCCGTCGAGATCGACGAGCTGCAGCGCTCGGTGGACCGGCTGCGGATGGAGGAGATGGCGCTCGCCAAGGAGACCGACGCGGCCAGCCGGGACCGGCTGGAGCGGCTGCGCAAGGACCTGGCCGACAAGCAGGAGCAGCTCAGCGGGCTGACCGCGCGCTGGCAGCAGGAAAAGGCCGGGCTGAACCGGGTCGGCGAGCTGAAGGAGCGCCTCGACGCGGCACGCGGTGAGGCCGAGCGGGCCCAGCGCGACGGGGACTTCGAGAGCGCGTCGAAGCTGATGTACGGGCAGATCCCGACCCTGGAGCGCGAGTTGGCCGAGGCCGCGGCGACCGAGGGCGATCGGGGCACGGACGGCACGGCGATGGTCAAGGAGGAGGTCGGCCCGGACGACGTGGCCGACGTGGTCTCGTCCTGGACCGGCATCCCGGCGGGGCGGCTGCTCGAAGGTGAGCGCGGCAAGCTGCTGCGGATGGAGGACGAGTTGGGCCGGCGGCTGATCGGGCAGCAGGCGGCCGTGACGACGGTGTCCGACGCGGTACGCCGGGCCCGGTCCGGGATCGCCGACCCGGACCGCCCGACCGGCTCGTTCCTGTTCCTGGGACCGACCGGCGTGGGCAAGACCGAGCTGGCCAAGTCGCTCGCCGACTTCCTCTTCGACGACGAACGCGCGATGGTGCGCATCGACATGTCGGAGTACGCCGAGAAGCACTCGGTCGCGCGCCTGGTCGGCGCGCCGCCCGGCTACGTGGGCTACGAGGAGGGCGGCCAGCTGACCGAGGCGGTGCGCCGGCGGCCGTACTCGGTGGTGCTGCTCGACGAGGTCGAGAAGGCGCACCCCGAGGTCTTCGACGTACTGCTCCAGGTGCTCGACGACGGGCGGCTGACCGACGGCCAGGGCCGCACGGTGGACTTCCGCAACGTGGTGCTGATCCTGACCTCGAACCTGGGGTCGCAGTATCTGGTGGATCCCATGCTGTCGCCGGAGCGGCAGCGCGAGATGGTGATGGACGTGGTCCGCAACGCGTTCAAGCCGGAGTTCCTGAACCGGCTGGACGACATCGTGCTCTTCGACGCGCTCGGTACGAACGAGTTGGCGCACATCGTCGGTCTCCAGGTGGATCGCCTCGGTGCCCGGCTCAAGGACCGGCGGATCACCCTGACGGTGACCGACGCGGCGCGCGATTGGCTCGCGCTGACCGGCTACGACCCGGCGTACGGCGCTCGGCCGCTGCGCCGGCTGATCCAGACCGCGATCGGCGACAAGCTCGCACGCGCCCTCCTGGCGGGTGAGATCGGCGACGGCGACACGGTTTTGGTCGATCTCGACGAAGCGGGCGACGCGCTGGTCGTGCAACCTCGGAAGCAGGCCGTCAAGACACTGTGATCGGCCGCCTCGGCGGTCGGTGGGCATGGGCGGAATACGCGGCGCCGGGACCTCTTGCGGGTCCCGGCGCCGCGGCATGGCAGCATGCATGTGTACAGATCTGACGGTGCGTCACACAACTGGCGAGCCGGGTGGATCGGTGCGCCGCGTCCGGATCGGCTCGGGAGCCGGTCCGGGGTGGAGTGTGGGGTCCGACAAGATCGTCCGGCGTGGGATAAAGCGGGCAAAACCTGCGAAGCCGATAGCGTCCGGCGTGACAGATATCATCGACGCAGTGGTTAAGTTACCAGTGGGTAAGATGCCCGCACGGCCGTACGCTGTCGGCCGATACACGCCCCGGAAGGGACGTCCCACCGGAGGAGCCGAACGCCCATGCAGCTCGCAGCGATCGTGATCTCGCTGTTCATCAGCGTGATCGGGTTCGCCCTACTCGGGCGCACCGCCGCATACATCTACTCGTTCGTCAAACTCGGACAGCCCGTCCGCGGCCGGACCAACGCGGCCGGCAAGCGTCTGGGCACGATGCTGACCGAGACCGTCGGGCACACCCGGATGCTCCGCTGGGGCATCGTCGGCGCCGCGCACTGGTTCGTCATGGTCGGCTTCGGCGCGCTCATCCTGACCCTGGTCAACGCGTACGGGCAGCTCTTCTCGCCCGAGTTCGCGCTGTGGGGGCTCGGCCACTGGGACCCGTTCGAGGTCTTCACCGAGTTCATGGGCCTGATGACCGTGCTCGGCATCCTGGTGCTGATCGCGATTCGCCAGCTCAGCCACCCGCGACGGGCGGGCCGCAAGAGCCGGTTCGGCGGGTCCAACTTCGGCCAGGCGTACTTCGTCGAGTTCGTGGTCGGTTCGGTCGGCGTGTGCATCATGCTGCTGCGCGGGCTGGAGGGCGCGCTGGCCGGGGTGGACTCGTACGAGCCGGGCTACTGGGTCAGCTACCCGCTGGTCTCCGCGTTCGGCGGCCTCTCCGAGAACTCGCTGGAGAACCTGGTCTACCTGGTCGCCACGATCAAGATCGTCATCTCGATGACGTGGGCGATCACCATCGGCCTCACCCCCACCATGGGTGTCGCCTGGCACCGGTTCCTGGCGTTCTTCAACATCTACTTCAAGCGCAACGCCGACGGCACGGTCGCGCTGGGCGCGCTGCAGCCGATGACCTCCGGCGGCGAGCCGATCGACTTCGAGGACCCCGCCGACGACGCGGTGTTCGGCGTCAGTCAGATCGAGCACTTCTCCTGGAAGGGCCTGCTCGACTTCTCCACCTGTACCGAGTGCGGTCGGTGCCAGTCGCAGTGCCCGGCGTGGAACACCGGCAAGCCGCTGTCCCCCAAGCTGCTGATCATGTCGCTGCGCGAGCACGCCTACGCCAAGGCGCCGTACCTGCTCGCGGGCGGCGGCAAGGACGAAGAGGGCAACGAGAAGGCCACGCCCGAGCAGCTGGCCAAGGTCCCGGCGGCGGCGCTCGCCGAGGCCGAGCGGCCGCTGATCGGCACCGCCGAGGAGAACGGGGTCATCGACCCCGACGTGTTGTGGTCGTGCACCACGTGCGGCGCGTGTGTCGAGCAGTGCCCGGTCGACATCGAGCACGTGGACCACATCGTCGACATGCGCCGCTACCAGGTGCTGATCGAGAGCGCGTTCCCGTCCGAGGCGGCGACGATGCTCAAGGGCCTGGAGAACAAGGGCAACCCGTGGGGCGTGGCCACCAAGGCCCGGCTCGACTGGGTCAAGGAGCTGAAGAAGACCACCGGCATCGAGGTCCCGATCGTCGGCCAGGACATCGAGCCCGCCGAGCTGGAGTACCTGTACTGGGTCGGCTGCGCGGGTGCGCTGGCCGACGGCCCGAAGAAGACCACCAAGGCGTTCGCCGAGCTGCTCGACATCGCGGGCGTCAAGTACGGGATCCTCGGCAAGGAGGAGTCCTGCACGGGCGACTCGGCACGCCGACTGGGCTCCGAGGTGGTCTTCCAGATGCTCGCGGCGCAAAACGTCGAGACGCTGAACGCGGCCCTCGAGGACGCGCCGAAGAAGCGCATCGTCACCACCTGCCCGCACTGCTTCAACACGCTGGCGAACGAATACCCGCAGCTGGACGGGCACTTCGAGGTCATCCACCACACCCAGCTGCTCCAGCACCTGATCGACGAGGGCCGGCTGCTGCCGGTCGGGCCGGTCGACGGCCTGGTGACGTACCACGACCCGTGCTACCTCGGTCGGCACAACAAGGTCTACACGCCCCCGCGCGAGATCATCGCGAGGGTGCCGGGCCTGCGCAACGAGGAGATGCACCGGCACAAGGAGCGCGGCTTCTGCTGCGGCGCCGGCGGTGCGCGCATGTGGATGGAGGAGCGCATCGGCAAGCGCATCAACAACGAGCGCATGGACGAGGCGCTGTCGCTCAAGCCCGACATCGTCTCCACCGCGTGCCCGTTCTGCCTGGTGATGTTCACCGACTCGATCAACGCCAAGAAGCAGGCGGGCGAGGCGAAGGAGGAGCTCCAGGTGGTCGACGTGGCGCAACTGCTGCTCCAGTCGGTCAAGCAGCCGGAGCCGCCGGCCGAGGAGGGCGTCCTGGAGGACGCGGGGGCCAAGTAGCTTTTCCGGGGCGCGCTTCGGTGCGCTCGGTGTGCGGCGAGCGCCGTCGGTTCCCTTGGGGCCGGCGGCGTTCGGTTTTTGGGCGTTCAGTTTTGGGCGTTCGGTTTTGGGCGTTCGGTTTTGTGCCCGAATTACCACCGTCCCGCGACGACGGTGGGGGGTGTGGTGCCGGTACCGTCAGGGGTGTGACTGGCAATGGACCCTACGACCCGTACCGGCAACAGCCCCCGCCTGCCGGGCAGGGTTACCCACCACCTCAGTACGGCGGGGCTTACGGCGACGGGTACGGGCAGCAGCAGGGGCAGCCTGGGCAGCAGGGGTACGGGCATCCCGGGCAGCAGGGACAGCCCGGGTATGGGCAGCCTGGGCAGCAGGGGTACGGGCAGCAGCCGGTTCCGCCGCCTCCGCCGCCGTCGCAGGGTGGGCAGGGCGGATCGGGTGGGCCGGGGGGCTCGGGTTACGGGCCGCTGTCGCTGCCCGACGAGACGAGTCTGTACATCTACGGCGCGCCGCCGGAGGAGTACACGACGGTGACGCCGTCGGTACCTCCTCCGCACCAGCAGCCGCAGCAGTACCAGCCGCCGCCGTACGGCGGGCCGCCGAGGTACCTGCACTGGAAAGAAGTGCTGAGCGGGCTCGTGTTGCGGCCGCTGCGCACCATGAACGAGGTCCGCGACCAGGCGGTGTGGTGGCCGGCGCTGATCATGTCCGCGCTCGGCGGTGTGCTCGCGGTGCTGGCCAACGACGCGTCGCGCAAGGAGATCCTGCACTCGACGCTGAGCACGAGCGTGCCGGCGCTCGGCATCGTCGTGGTCATGGTGCCCGCGTTCTGCGCGCTGCTCGGTCTGGTCTCACATGCGCTGGCCACCCAGTTCGGCGGCAACGGCTCGCCGACGCCGTTCATCACGCTGTCGATGATCGTGGTCTGGATCGCGGACGCGCCGCGCCTGGCGGTCGCGATGTTCGCGCCGGACAAGAACTCGATCGTGACCGGCGTCGGGCTGCTCTCGTTCGTGCTGACGGCGTGGTTGTTGACGACGTTGATGATGCGCGTGCACGAGTTGGCGTGGCCGCGTGCGCTCGGGTGTGTGGCGGTCGAGTTGATTGCGCTGTTGTTGGTGTTGAAGCTGCCGCTGACGTCGTGACGTCGTGACGTCGTGACGTCGTGACGTCGGGGGGCTTAGGGCGGGGCGTGAGTCGGCGGCGCGGGGTCGTGGCCTTGTGGCCTCGTGCACCTGAGTTCGGGGCGGGTGCGGGGGCTGACGCCTGGTCAGGCCGGTGACGAAGCGTGCCGGCAGTGGACCAAGCGGACCGCAAGCGGCACGGTCGGGCCGCGTTGCGGATCTGTTCGGGGGCCGTTTCGGGCGGTGTACTCGTAGGAGTACCGGGAGTACACCTGCCGGACCACGACACTTCGCCGTGGTCGCGGTCGCGAGGAACGGAACGGACATGCTTGTGCGGCAACGCACCCGGGCTGCGCTCCAGGCCGCCGCCCTCTTCTACGTCGTGGATCGCGGTTGGCCCGTGCTGCCCGGCGCCTACGTCGAGGACGGCCGATGTTCGTGCGGCGACGCCGAATGCCCCGACCCGGGGGCGCACCCCGCCGCCGAACCGGGGCTGACCCGGGCCACCCGGTCGACGGACGACGTGTGGGAGTGGTGGAGCGGCAAGCCGTACACCGTCCTGCTGGCGAGCGGGCTGGAGTTCGACGTGCTGGACGCGCCGGCGCAGGTCGGCTACGCGGCGATCCGCCAGCTCGAACTGGTCGGCCTGCCGCTGGGGCCGGTGTTGCAGCTGCCGAGCGGGCGGTTGTTGTTCCTGGTCGATCCGGGTGCGCGCAACCTGTACTGGTACACGGTGGACCACAACGACACGGCCCGGTTCGACGTCCGGCACCACGCGGTCGGCCACTTCGTACCGGCTCCGCCCTCGTCCACGGCGTGCGGGGGGTGGACCCGATGGGCGGTGCCGCCGGACCCGGTCGAGCGGGGGCTGCCGGGGGCGGTGGACGTACTCGGGGCGTTGATGCGGTTCAGCACACAGGCCCGGTGACGCGGGCGACGTCGTCCCGCCCCGCTCGTCGCTCAGGCGTCGAGGATCTGGCCTTGGCGGGTGACCACGGGCGGCTCGACGGACCACGGGAAGTTGATCCAGTCGTCGGTGTGCTTCCACACGTATTCGCACTTCACCAGCGACTGCGGCTTCTCGTACACGACGGCGCAGCGCACCTCGGCCACATTGCCCTCGCAGAAGTCGCGGACCAGGAGCAGCGTCTTGCCGGTGTCGGCGACGTCGTCCGCGATGAGCACCTTCTTGTTCGAGAAGTCCACCACGTCGGGCACCGGCGCGAGCATGACGGGCATGTCCAGCGTGGTGCCGATCCCCGTGTAGAACTCGACGTTGACCAGGTGCAGGTTCTTCACATCGAGCGCATACGCCAGCGCGCCGGCCGCGAACACGCCGCCGCGGGCGATCGACAGGATGATGTCGGGCTCGTACCCGTCCGCCGCGACCTGCATGGCCAGCTCGCGCGTGGCCTGACCGAAGAGCGGCCAGGTGAGGTTTTCGCGCACGTCACTCATGTCCGGAGATGCCTATCTTCTGCTCGGGGGCGTCGGTCGCGGGGCGTGGTGTCGGAGTCGGGCCGAGGTCGGGATCGAGATCGGGTCGTCCTTGACGGTCGTCCAGACCACCCACCCATCCCTCCTAATCGCGGACGTTCGTGCGGTGGAAGTCCTTGAACGACCGGGAGGGGGTCGGCCCGCGCTGCCCCTGGTAGCGCGACCCGTACACCGAGGACCCATACGGAAACTCAGCCGGCGACGACAGCCGGAACATGCACAGCTGGCCGATCTTCATCCCCGGCCACAACTTGATCGGCAAGGTCGCGACGTTGGACAGCTCCAGCGTCACATGCCCGGAGAAGCCCGGGTCGATGAACCCGGCGGTCGAGTGCGTCAGCAGCCCGAGCCGCCCCAACGAACTCTTCCCCTCAAGCCGCGACGCGACATCGTCCGGCAACGACACGACCTCGTAGGTCGAACCGAGCGCGAACTCGCCCGGGTGCAGAATGAACGGTTCACCCTCCGGCGGCTCGATCATCCGCGTGAGATCGGGCTGCTCGACGGCGGGGTCGATGTGCGGGTACTTGTGGTTCTCGAAGACCCGAAAGAACCGGTCGAGTCGAACGTCCACACTCGACGGCTGAACCATGGCCGGCTCGTAGGGATCGATCCGAACCCGACCGCAGTCGATCTCCGCGCGAATGTCCTTGTCCGATAGAAGCACGGGCAAAGCGTAATCGCAGCTCCCCGGATCCACCCAAACGCTCCCGCACCGCTCCGCACCCACCGCCGGAACGATGCTGCGACCACACTCGACCATCCGGTAGAGTGACGGTGCAGCGCTCCAAGGAGTCCTGTGTTGCGGGCGTAGTTTAATGGTAGAACATGAGCTTCCCAAGCTTAGAACGCGAGTTCGATTCTCGTCGCCCGCTCCATATGTAAAGGCCCAGGTCACGGACATAATCCGTAACCTGGGCCTTCGCCGTTCCCAGGGCTCCTACGCCTCGCGTGCCAGATCCGTGCCAGATTGGGGATGATCTTGGGGCCGAGATTTCTTGATCCGCTTCGCGATCGAGTCCGCGATGGCTTGGTCCCGGCCAGCGCGAGCGTGTTGATAGATGAGCGCGGCGCGTGACGTCGACTGGCCCATGCGATCCATCAGCTCTCGGAGGGTGGCGCCGGTCTCGGCGGCGAGGACGTTCCCGGTATGACGTAGATCGTGGAAGTGGAGGTCAGTCACTCCGAGGTGATGGGTCCCGCGGCGCCATACCCGGGTGAAGTTGCAGCGACGCAGGGCTGCCCCCTTCGGACCGACGAAGAGCAAGCCGTCTTCTTCCTTCTCCGCGAACCACTCCACTTGCCGACGCAGGTCGAGGAGTATCGGCGCGGGGATGGTGACGGTGCGCTTGCCGGCGGCCGACTTCGGCGGTCCGGTGATGCGCTTGCCGTTGCTCATCTCGATTGCGGAGACGTCGATACGGATGGCGCCTGCGTCGAGATCCACGTGATCGCGACGGAGGGCCACGAGTTCGCCCCAGCGCAGGGAACCGAAGGCCGCAAGGAGGACGAGAGCCCGGTAGCGAGGCCCGACGCCATCCGCGAGGGTGAAGACCTGTTCGAGGGTGAGGATCGGCCGCTCCGGAGCCTTCTCGTCGCCGCCGCCCTTGATGCGGCAGGGGTTGCGGCGGATCAGGCCGTCGTCCACGGCGGTGTTCATGATCGCGCGCATGAGCCGGTACGCCTTGGCGGTGGTCGACAGGCCGACGCCGCCTTCCAGGCGAGTGGCGCGCCAGCGGCGTACGTCCGCCTCCTTGATAGTCGGGATGGCCGCCATGCCAAAGGTGGGCATCAGGTGCAGGCGAAGCAGGATGCTGTACAACTCACGCGTGCGCGGTCGGAGGTTCGGCCGCTCCTTGATCCAGGCGATGGCGAACGTACCGAAGACCAAGTCGCCGCGCGGGTCGATCCAGTCGCCGCGCCGCATCTCCGACTCGGTGTCGGTCAGCCACTCTTCGGCGGCCGTCTTGGTGGCAAAGGTCTTGTCAGCTGTCAGCAGTTGGCCATCCGGCCCGGGGTATCGCGCCTGCCACTTCTTGGACGGAAGTTGACGGACCGCCCCGAAACGACGGCGCCGCCCCTTGTTGTTGGCCATCAGGCCGCCTTTCCATGAGTTCTGCCAGGCTCCACGAGCCCAGCGCGAATGAAGGCGTCGACCGCGTCCGCCGGAATCCGGACATGGCGGCCGATCCGAATGAAGGTGATGCGTCGCTCTGCGATGAGGCGACGGACGAAGCGCTCGCCGACATTGAGCCGGTCGGCGGCTTGGGGGACGGTCAGGAGCCGTCCGGGAGTGCTCTTCTCGCTCACGGGAGCAAGTCCCCTCGCAGGTCTGGACTGGTCAGGTCGCGTCCTGTTGGGCCCGTCTGCGTGGGGACCTCGGCTCTGTTGTCTCGACACCGTTTGGGCGTTTGGTCGGTGCGAGCCGGCCTGTGGCGGCCGTTGCCGAATATCGGTCGGGTGGTGCGTTGGTCCGGCCGGGTGCGCGGGGGGCCGTTTTGCGCACCCGACCGGGGTGTGTGGGTCAGGCTGCTTCGTCGTGGGCGGCGAGGTGATCCAGCTCGGCACAAAGGCCGTTGGCGAGGAGCGCGGCCAGGCGGTGGACTGCGTCGGCGGGGACGGGGCCGAGGTTGACCAAGCCGTCACCGTGGACGTTCACTTCCGCCTTGAGCGCTCCGAAACCGTCGTCCAGACCGGCTGTTGTGAGGCGTTTGGCGAGTTCAGTCGTGGCGTTGTTCGCCGTGCGCTAGCCACGGACATAGGGGATGCCGGCGTCCAGGACCTCGGCAGGTGGTGCGCAGGTTCGAGCGTTGTCGGCTGCGGGGCGCATGGCGCTACCTCCTGTCAGGCGGGGTTCTTCTCTGCTGTGGCGAGGAGTTCGGCGAGCCTGGTAGCGGCTTCCGGCGTGGTGCGGCCGAGTTCGACGTAGCCGTGCCCGAAGGCGTTGACGTCGGCACGGAGGTAGGGGAAGTGCTCGGCGAGGCCGACGGCGATCAAAACGTCCCGTAGGGCAACGACGGCGGACCGCGCTTCGTACCAGGCCGTGGTGTCGATGGGCGACCAGGAGGCCGCGTCCGGTTCACTCATCGTCCGTTCCCTCGGCTGCAGCAGTCAGGTTGCGCAGCGCGATGAGGAGATAGACGGTGAGCACCGCGACCGCGTCGCGATTGAGGGTGGATTCCTCCGTGGGCTTGCTGAGCCACTGGTAGCGATCTCCGGCTTCGGCATCTCGGCCGGGGACCACCAGATACCCGCCTGTCGAGAGGTAGCGGTACGGCACCTCCCCTCGCAGAACCCTCAACGCGCCCGCGAAGAAGGGCTCCCCGACCGGCGCGATAAGGAAGGCGACCTTCCGCGCCTGGTGGTCGATGACGGACGGCGGAGCCAGGGAACCGAGACGCCGATACCAGTCGACCGCTTCGATGCCCAGCCGGTCCGCCACGATGACCGCGTCCACGACGTGGCCGGTCGCCCACAGCCGAGGCGCCCGGGGGTGTCCGGTCCCGGCCGAGGTGCCAAGGGCTGCGAGCAGCCAACCACCGGCGGATTCACTCGCCTGATGAAGCGTCATGTTCATCTCCCGAAGCCCGCCGGTCGTTCCGCCGGGCATCACCACGATGCGACGGCGGCACCGGTCCGAGGCAGACGGCAAGGGATGACAAGGGGTGACACGGCTTGTCACCTCAGCGCGTGTCAACGAGATCAACTCACTGCGATTCTTTGACGATGCTTCGTGTGCGCGAGCACGATGGCTGGATCTGGCTCCGTTTCCGGGGAGGCGATTCGTGGTGTCGGCCACCACGCCGTATCAAGCCAATCTCCTACGCGCGGCCCGAACTCACCTCGGCTGGAAAAAGCCCCGTCTCGTCTACGCCCTCCGCCAAGCCGCCGCGCAGGAGGGTCGCTCCCTAGCCACCGACACATCACTCCTGCGAAGCATCGCCCGCTGGGAGAACGGCCAGACCTACCCCGCCGACTACGTCGAACTGCTGGTGAAGGTCTACGGTCAGCCAGCACACCGACTCGGGTTGGCCGACGCCCCGGCCGCTCCAGAGGCCCCAGGCACGGTCTACCCCAGCACTCCCACGGACGGCATCGAAGCACTTGCAGCGCTGTGGCGTGCCGATCTCGCGCCTGATAGCGACATGCAAGCGCTGGCCCCGGACCCGACTGCCTGGAACGCGGCACCGCTGGCGTGGCTCGTTTCCGGGCAGCAAGAGCAGCTGCCGAATTCACGAACCCAAACACAGGTGGGGGTGTCGGACGTCGAAGCCGTCCGTGCAACGGTCGACGTTTACGCCGACTTGGACAACCGCTTCGGGGGAGGGCACGGCCGCCGAGCGTTGATCCAATACCTGGACGGCGACGTCGCCGAGTTGCTGACCGCGCGCAGCACGGAGCCCGTGGGCCGCGCTCTGTTCGGCACGGTCGCCGAAGCCACGCTCCTCGCCGGGTGGATGAGCTACGACAGCGGGCACCACGGCTTGGCCCAGCGCTACTTCATCCAGGCCCTCCGCTTGGCCCAGGCCGCCGCAGATCGCCGTCTCGCAGGAAGCGTCCTCTCCGCGATGAGCCATCAGGCCACCTACCTCGGCCGCTTCACCGAGGCAGCCAACTTGGCCCGCGCCGCCCAACTCGGTACAACAGGCCACGCAACGCCGACCCTGACCGCGCAGTTCCTCGCGATGGAGGCCCGAGCACTCTCCCGCGTCGGCGACCACGCCGGATGCCACACGGCCTTGACCCGGGCAACGACGATCTTCGAACGCACCAACCCGGGTGAAGACCCGGAGTGGATCGGCTACTTCGACCAGGCGGAGCTGTCCGCCGAGCTGGGCCACTGCTTCCGCGACATGCACCAGGCCCAGCAAGCCACCACATACGCGGAACTGTGTCTTGGCGGCACGGACGGCCGCTACGTCCGCAGCGACTTCTTCGCGACCATGGTCTTGGCGGAAGCCCACCTGACGGCCGGAGAACCCGAACTCGCCTGCCGCAGCGCCCTCACCGCGCTGAGGCTCGGACGGCAGCTCAAGTCCGCCCGATGCGTGACCTATCTATCCGAATTCCGCACAAAGTTGGCGGTGTTCGCAACCTCAGCTTCAGTTACCGAATTCCTGGAAGAGGCCGAGAGCCACCGCCTGTGGCAGCAGACCGCGAGTTGATCCGGCTTCAGAACGGCTTCCACCCGTGCCGGTCGGCACCGCTCCGCAGGTCCGACATACGCCGCTCGACCTCCGCCTTCACCGCAGCATCGCCGGCCATGTTCTGCGTCAGCCACACGGTCATCATCAGCTCACGCATGTCCGCCAGGACCGGGTAGCCGTACCAGTTCATGACGTCGAACCCATACGCGTGCACGAACGCCTCGTACTCGGCCCGCGTGTGCCACCCGTACCGCTCGTAGTACATCGCGGTCAGCACCAGGTCCCACTCACGTGGCCCGAGCGCGAACCCGTCCAGGTCGATGAGGACAGCCCGTCCCGCTTCGTCGACGAGCGCGTTCCCGACGTTCGCATCCCCGTGCACGAGCCCGAAGGGAAGCACGAACTCCAGAGCGTCGTACCGCTTACGCAGGTCCTCGGCCCGCTGCCGCAGAAACGCCCGGTCGTCATCGCCCAACGCCACCGCGGCATCGATCCGCCCCCAGGTCGCCGCCAACGGCTCCAGATACGGCACCCCCAGCGACTCCGGCTCCTCCAGCCAGTGCAACCGCCGCAGCAACTCGGCCAACGCGACCACACCAGCGAACCGCTCCTCGTCGGCCACCAGCTCCCAGAACGTCACCACCCGCCCATCCACCACAAGCGGTTGCCGAATCCTCGAAACGACGCGCACCGCTGGGAACCCCACATCGGCAAGCCACCGAGCAGCAGCAACAGTCCGCTCATGCTCATCGACCCGGTCCGCCGACCGAGCCACCCGCACCACAACCGGATCACCCAGTCGAAAGACAGCGTTCTCCCCAAGCCGCAGCAGAGCCGCCCCCTCAGCACTCAGCCCGGCCACGGCACACGCCGAGCCCAACACCTCCCGAGCACGCTCCACAGTGAACGCCCCACCGGCCCCAGACACCCCGCCATCCGCCATACCGCGAAGCTACCCGCATCCCACGCCCTGTCGATCCACCAACGGCGCCCAATCGACCATTGCCGAATTTGGCTCTACAGGATCAAGCGGCACGCGTCCCGCGCGCCGACGCCCGGTTGGGCTGGGGGCCGCGCCGGGCGTGCGGCGTGGCCGCCGGTCCCGGTGCGGCCCCCAGCCCAACCGGGCGCTCAGCGTCGGTCGGGTCCGCCGCGAGCGAGTCTTTACCTTCGCGCCGATCGGCGGGGACCCCTGCCGGAGCAAGGACAGAGGGCCGAGGGGGACCAAAACCGGGTGGGGATGCCTGCGGCCCCCCTCCGCCGGGCAGC includes these proteins:
- the clpB gene encoding ATP-dependent chaperone ClpB codes for the protein MDAQKLTTKAQEALSVAIRKAAAAGHPQVEPAHLLLALLEQPEGIAVPLLGAAGVDVPLLKVAVDRIADRMPSASGSTVAAPQLARETMLALDEAEKQADKLGDAFVSTEHVLVGLASGRSGAVAEALREAGATPQALLDSFKAVRGSTRVTSQDPESTYQALEKYGRDLTEEARNGKLDPVIGRDSEIRRVVQVLSRRTKNNPVLIGEPGVGKTAVVEGLARRIVAGDVPESLRDKRLIALDLGAMVAGAKYRGEFEERLKAVLNEIKSSDGQVVTFIDELHTVVGAGATGDGSMDAGNMLKPMLARGELRLVGATTLDEYRKHIEKDPALERRFQQVFVGEPSVEDTIAILRGLKSRYEAHHKVQIADSALVAAATLSDRYITARFLPDKAIDLVDEAASRLRMEIDSSPVEIDELQRSVDRLRMEEMALAKETDAASRDRLERLRKDLADKQEQLSGLTARWQQEKAGLNRVGELKERLDAARGEAERAQRDGDFESASKLMYGQIPTLERELAEAAATEGDRGTDGTAMVKEEVGPDDVADVVSSWTGIPAGRLLEGERGKLLRMEDELGRRLIGQQAAVTTVSDAVRRARSGIADPDRPTGSFLFLGPTGVGKTELAKSLADFLFDDERAMVRIDMSEYAEKHSVARLVGAPPGYVGYEEGGQLTEAVRRRPYSVVLLDEVEKAHPEVFDVLLQVLDDGRLTDGQGRTVDFRNVVLILTSNLGSQYLVDPMLSPERQREMVMDVVRNAFKPEFLNRLDDIVLFDALGTNELAHIVGLQVDRLGARLKDRRITLTVTDAARDWLALTGYDPAYGARPLRRLIQTAIGDKLARALLAGEIGDGDTVLVDLDEAGDALVVQPRKQAVKTL
- a CDS encoding (Fe-S)-binding protein, whose translation is MQLAAIVISLFISVIGFALLGRTAAYIYSFVKLGQPVRGRTNAAGKRLGTMLTETVGHTRMLRWGIVGAAHWFVMVGFGALILTLVNAYGQLFSPEFALWGLGHWDPFEVFTEFMGLMTVLGILVLIAIRQLSHPRRAGRKSRFGGSNFGQAYFVEFVVGSVGVCIMLLRGLEGALAGVDSYEPGYWVSYPLVSAFGGLSENSLENLVYLVATIKIVISMTWAITIGLTPTMGVAWHRFLAFFNIYFKRNADGTVALGALQPMTSGGEPIDFEDPADDAVFGVSQIEHFSWKGLLDFSTCTECGRCQSQCPAWNTGKPLSPKLLIMSLREHAYAKAPYLLAGGGKDEEGNEKATPEQLAKVPAAALAEAERPLIGTAEENGVIDPDVLWSCTTCGACVEQCPVDIEHVDHIVDMRRYQVLIESAFPSEAATMLKGLENKGNPWGVATKARLDWVKELKKTTGIEVPIVGQDIEPAELEYLYWVGCAGALADGPKKTTKAFAELLDIAGVKYGILGKEESCTGDSARRLGSEVVFQMLAAQNVETLNAALEDAPKKRIVTTCPHCFNTLANEYPQLDGHFEVIHHTQLLQHLIDEGRLLPVGPVDGLVTYHDPCYLGRHNKVYTPPREIIARVPGLRNEEMHRHKERGFCCGAGGARMWMEERIGKRINNERMDEALSLKPDIVSTACPFCLVMFTDSINAKKQAGEAKEELQVVDVAQLLLQSVKQPEPPAEEGVLEDAGAK
- a CDS encoding Yip1 family protein; translation: MTGNGPYDPYRQQPPPAGQGYPPPQYGGAYGDGYGQQQGQPGQQGYGHPGQQGQPGYGQPGQQGYGQQPVPPPPPPSQGGQGGSGGPGGSGYGPLSLPDETSLYIYGAPPEEYTTVTPSVPPPHQQPQQYQPPPYGGPPRYLHWKEVLSGLVLRPLRTMNEVRDQAVWWPALIMSALGGVLAVLANDASRKEILHSTLSTSVPALGIVVVMVPAFCALLGLVSHALATQFGGNGSPTPFITLSMIVVWIADAPRLAVAMFAPDKNSIVTGVGLLSFVLTAWLLTTLMMRVHELAWPRALGCVAVELIALLLVLKLPLTS
- a CDS encoding bifunctional DNA primase/polymerase gives rise to the protein MLVRQRTRAALQAAALFYVVDRGWPVLPGAYVEDGRCSCGDAECPDPGAHPAAEPGLTRATRSTDDVWEWWSGKPYTVLLASGLEFDVLDAPAQVGYAAIRQLELVGLPLGPVLQLPSGRLLFLVDPGARNLYWYTVDHNDTARFDVRHHAVGHFVPAPPSSTACGGWTRWAVPPDPVERGLPGAVDVLGALMRFSTQAR
- a CDS encoding phosphoribosyltransferase, which translates into the protein MSDVRENLTWPLFGQATRELAMQVAADGYEPDIILSIARGGVFAAGALAYALDVKNLHLVNVEFYTGIGTTLDMPVMLAPVPDVVDFSNKKVLIADDVADTGKTLLLVRDFCEGNVAEVRCAVVYEKPQSLVKCEYVWKHTDDWINFPWSVEPPVVTRQGQILDA
- the dcd gene encoding dCTP deaminase, with translation MLLSDKDIRAEIDCGRVRIDPYEPAMVQPSSVDVRLDRFFRVFENHKYPHIDPAVEQPDLTRMIEPPEGEPFILHPGEFALGSTYEVVSLPDDVASRLEGKSSLGRLGLLTHSTAGFIDPGFSGHVTLELSNVATLPIKLWPGMKIGQLCMFRLSSPAEFPYGSSVYGSRYQGQRGPTPSRSFKDFHRTNVRD